A region from the Pseudomonas sp. KU26590 genome encodes:
- a CDS encoding methyl-accepting chemotaxis protein encodes MLASLSVKTKLVLGFGVMVLIIFLMSALSVISLNESNLRFSNYVDGLNKRMGLMNNLLLSAQQRAISARNLVLVTSATERQSEADIVNTEHQKVKSLLSELVAAVTALPPSANNDNARNLVAEIEGIEKVYGPVALEITRLAMSGDNGAAITMMNNECLPLLKKLVASVNNYKSFNIKNALASVSESQAEYINNQRFLMFFCALAIAIGVLLTILIVRGLSRALGAEPILLSTIAQRVASGDLRPIPEAETSVAGSVLSSLGEMQSRLSLLISQVNTSSAVISAAAVDLSAATEQTRIGVGNQRVEIDQVATAIHEMVATTLEVARNSEDAANAALSANSQAQTGGTMAKDAIAQMKRLATEVSKSSAAMAQLKKESLNIGGVLQVITSVADQTNLLALNAAIEAARAGDAGRGFAVVADEVRTLAKRTQGATLEIGALTTNLQKIAEEAAGMMEVCRGLTEETVIQVSNTGHSVETIVEMIDNIQQMVRQIATAGEEQSCVAEEINRSVTSVRNIADDSALSCERTASSSTELAELGVVLQRQVGNFKV; translated from the coding sequence ATGTTAGCTTCCTTGTCGGTGAAGACAAAGTTGGTGCTGGGTTTTGGCGTGATGGTGCTGATTATCTTTCTGATGTCTGCGCTATCAGTCATTAGTTTAAATGAATCGAATCTGCGTTTCTCAAACTATGTCGATGGTTTGAATAAGCGCATGGGTCTGATGAATAATCTGCTGCTCTCCGCGCAGCAGCGCGCTATCTCAGCCCGCAATCTTGTACTGGTCACGTCCGCCACTGAACGGCAGTCCGAGGCCGACATTGTAAATACCGAACATCAGAAAGTTAAAAGCCTGTTATCAGAACTCGTTGCTGCCGTCACTGCATTGCCTCCTTCCGCTAACAATGACAACGCGCGTAATTTAGTGGCTGAGATTGAGGGGATCGAGAAGGTCTATGGTCCTGTCGCCTTGGAGATTACGCGACTCGCCATGAGTGGCGATAATGGTGCGGCGATTACCATGATGAATAATGAGTGCCTGCCGCTTTTGAAGAAGCTGGTGGCCAGCGTCAATAATTACAAAAGCTTTAACATAAAAAATGCACTGGCTAGCGTCAGTGAGTCACAGGCCGAATATATAAACAATCAACGTTTCTTGATGTTTTTCTGCGCATTGGCAATTGCCATAGGGGTACTGCTGACCATTCTTATCGTACGGGGACTGTCACGCGCCCTGGGTGCAGAACCCATCCTCTTGTCTACCATCGCTCAGCGCGTTGCCAGTGGTGACCTGCGCCCGATTCCCGAAGCAGAAACCTCAGTGGCCGGCAGTGTGCTCTCATCCCTGGGTGAGATGCAGTCACGCCTGAGCCTGCTCATTAGCCAGGTCAACACGTCATCGGCGGTGATCTCTGCTGCTGCCGTGGACCTTTCCGCTGCGACAGAGCAGACCCGCATCGGCGTAGGCAATCAGAGAGTTGAAATCGACCAGGTCGCCACCGCAATCCACGAAATGGTAGCCACCACCCTTGAAGTTGCGCGCAATTCCGAAGATGCGGCCAATGCGGCACTCAGCGCTAACTCTCAGGCGCAAACCGGCGGCACCATGGCAAAAGACGCAATAGCCCAAATGAAACGTCTGGCCACTGAGGTGTCGAAGTCTTCCGCCGCCATGGCACAACTAAAAAAAGAGAGCTTGAATATAGGCGGGGTGTTGCAAGTCATAACGTCTGTTGCAGATCAAACCAACTTGTTGGCGCTGAATGCTGCTATCGAAGCGGCAAGGGCGGGCGATGCGGGTCGAGGATTTGCGGTGGTGGCGGATGAAGTGAGAACACTTGCCAAACGGACACAGGGCGCAACCCTGGAAATTGGCGCGCTGACCACCAATCTGCAAAAAATAGCCGAAGAGGCTGCCGGGATGATGGAAGTCTGCCGTGGTTTGACGGAGGAAACTGTCATACAGGTTTCAAACACGGGGCATTCAGTTGAGACCATCGTGGAGATGATTGATAACATCCAGCAGATGGTAAGGCAGATCGCAACCGCGGGTGAGGAGCAAAGCTGTGTAGCAGAAGAAATTAACCGCAGTGTGACGTCGGTTCGTAATATTGCGGATGATTCGGCCTTATCTTGCGAGAGAACGGCCAGTTCGAGCACCGAACTGGCAGAACTGGGGGTCGTACTCCAACGGCAAGTAGGTAACTTTAAGGTTTGA